A region of Panthera uncia isolate 11264 chromosome D4, Puncia_PCG_1.0, whole genome shotgun sequence DNA encodes the following proteins:
- the LOC125923612 gene encoding uncharacterized protein LOC125923612: protein MGRRGALCSLGGAPVGAGSRVRGPQEVTSPPWSQSPTELGTRVTRHPRSGDSAGLGSFVGTPSPDEHVLLLCARVPRLPAQGSPRPRPRPWRQWVRSYTGRLRSLARRDPKKSTDDIGKRLVESRYTCPTELCVCPIAQEGHPGPVERVTALRFWEAGPGVGLGRPPSAPRLRCKVLVHLSWDQFFESLESEPEESGAGAEAGAAPEPGPTASGSSASLQAGVESGATPAGAGEPAGDLGPVRGQRAPEQSQLGPASAGSTVPASAPNTVPAIALLPAPATVLGPTWMSAKNQGIEDLYRVLFFILFYFLFIIFYFKFILQSLTPIPTKMSLPLPPYPFSLLLFSFYLFISYNLY, encoded by the exons atggggaggaggggagcccttTGCAGCCTGGGAGGGGCTCCTGTAGGAGCAGGAAGCCGGGTAAGGGGACCCCAGGAAGTGACCTCACCTCCCTggtcacagagcccaacagaacTCGGAACCCGGGTCACCAGGCACCCACGTTCTGGAGACAGCGCCGGACTGGGCTCATTCGTTGGGACACCTTCGCCTGACGAACATGTTCTCCTGTTGTGTGCCCGTGTCCCGCGGCTGCCGGCTCAGGGGAGCCCGCGGCCTCGACCCCGACCCTGGAGACAGTGGGTCAGGTCGTACACAGGACGCCTCAGGTCTCTAGCTCGTAGGGACCCAAAG AAATCAACCGATGACATCGGGAAACGATTGGTGGAATCCCGATACACCTGCCCTACAGAGTTGTGTGTGTGCCCCATCGCCCAGGAGGGCCACCCTGGACCCGTGGAGAGAGTGACTGCACTGAGGTTTTGGGAAGCAGGGCCTGGAGTTGGCCTGGGAAGGCCTCCTTCAGCGCCCCGGCTCCGCTGTAAGGTCCTCGTTCACCTGTCCTGGGACCAGTTCTTTGAGTCCCTGGAGTCAGAGCCTGAGG AGTCCGGGGCAGGAGCAGAAGCCGGTGCTGCTCCAGAGCCCGGCCCAACAGCATCGGGGTCCTCGGCGTCTCTGCAGGCAGGGGTGGAGTCTGGGGCGACTCCTGCAGGGGCCGGAGAGCCAGCAGGTGACCTGGGACCTGTGCGGGGACAGCGGGCACCTGAGCAGAGTCAGCTGGGTCCTGCTTCTGCTGGTTCCACTGTTCCCGCTTCTGCTCCCAACACTGTTCCTGCCATCGCCCTTCTCCCCGCCCCTGCCACTGTCCTTGGTCCCACATGGATGTCGGCCAAAAATCAAGGGATTGAAGACCTATACAGggtgcttttttttattttattttattttttgtttattatattttatttcaaatttattctcCAATCCCTGACCCCGATCCCCACCaaaatgtctcttcctcttcccccttatcctttttctcttctactttttagcttttatttgttcattagttataatttatattaa